The Oceanispirochaeta sp. genomic interval CAATCCAGATCTTCATAAGTTTGTGTGATGACGACTGCAGGCAATTCGGTATGACGGATTTCATTGATGCTGGGAGAATGTGAATCGGCAAAACCTATTAAAAGACCCTCAACCTGTCTGGCTTTCATTGACTTTATAATTTCCTTTTCCTTGTTTACATCTCCGTCGGAATTGGAAAGAATAATATTGAATCCGTTAAAAAGAGCAATTTTCTCTACATGGTAGATGATGTCGGCAAAGTAGGGATTCTGAATGTCCGGAAGTATCAGTCCTATCAGACTGGACTTCTTGGATGCCAGCGCACGGGCAGACTGGTTGGGTTGGAAGTCCAATCTACGGACCCACTCCATCACATGTGATTTAGTGGCCGGAGTCACTGAACTGCTGCCGTTGAGAACCCGGCTTACAGTTGCCTGTGAAACACCTGCCTGTTCTGCAATGTCTTTCATTGTTGCCATGTATGCGCTTACATCCTTTCATTTATACTTACATGTCTTTCTTTAGCTGTCAAGGAAATACTTTTATTCCATCTCTTCTGTGCAACCCATTCCCAGATCCATCCAGGTCATAAGGCAGAGATATGCAGTGCTCCATCCACATGGATGACCGAGCCGGTGGAAAAGGAAAAATCTCCTCCCACCAGACTGGCGGCGGCTTTGCCTATGTCTTCCGGGTATCCCCAGCGTTTCTGAGGTACCAGGCCGTCGGCGATCAGGCTGTCGTACTTTCCTTTGACTGCTCCCGTCATATCCGTCAGGATGATTCCCGGTCTGATTTCGTAGACCCCAATGTTTTCATCCGCCAGGCGGCGGGCAAAGAGCTTGCAAGCCATGGACAGCCCGGCTTTGGCCATGCAGTACTCTCCTCTGTTCACCGAGACCATTTCGGCGGAAACGGATGTGATAAAAATAAGGCTGCGGAAACCTCTTTTTTCAGAGGGGAGGGAGAGCCAGTAATTACTGACAGCCTGGCTTAGATAAAAAGATCCTTTCAGATTGGTTCCGATCAGACGGTCAAAGGATTCTTCAGTCATGTCCAGAATATCCCGGCGTTCCCTGGGGGCTACACCCGCATTGTTCACCAGGCCGTGAAGGTCTCCAAAATGAAGAACGACCGCGTCTAAAAGGTTCTTCCGGCTCTCAGTATCAGAAATGTCACCCTTAAAGGCTTCAAACCGGCTTGAATGGCCGGACTCCAGCGCTGCCTCTCTACATTGTTTCAGTGTCTCTTCTGCGGCTTCTTTATTCCCGGCATAATTGACGGCTACATCAAACCCTTTTTCTGCCAGTTTAATCGCAATACCCCGGCCTATTCCCCGGCTTGAACCAGTTACAAGGATTACTTTTTTATCCATTGCCATACTCATATCTCCTTGAGGAGTTTTTTTTATGTGTGTCAGAATCCCTCATGGATTTGTTGCACACAACAGATATTATGACTATCATTCAAGCAGATTACTACTGGAATGAGGATTATTTTGTCAAAAAGAGTGACTGTCTACGATATAGCTAGAGAGCTGGGAATCTCACCCAGTACGGTCTCCCGGGTTCTGAATCATTCATCATTGATCAGTGATGAGAGGACCCTTCAAATTCGGGAAATCGCCGAAAAACTGGGCTATCACAAGAGGGTAATTAAAAAACATATCAGCCGGGTTATCCTGAACCTCCATCTCTTCCTTCCCAAGACTGATAATAACCTGACTCACTTTTTCTACAATATCTCTGAATTGATTGAGTCCATTCAGGCAGGATTCGGTGATGTCCGTCTGAATTTTATCATCCGTGTGAATGATGGAAATCTGGAGTTTCTGGAACGAAAAAAGACAGGCCAGATTGACGGTTGCATCTTTGCTTTTACCAGTCCTTCAGCAAAACTTCAGACTCAGTTAAAGGACCGGTCTATCCCTTCGATTCTTTTAAACAGAAAATCCCGTCAGACCAGCTTCATTGCCTATGAT includes:
- a CDS encoding 3-ketoacyl-ACP reductase — encoded protein: MDKKVILVTGSSRGIGRGIAIKLAEKGFDVAVNYAGNKEAAEETLKQCREAALESGHSSRFEAFKGDISDTESRKNLLDAVVLHFGDLHGLVNNAGVAPRERRDILDMTEESFDRLIGTNLKGSFYLSQAVSNYWLSLPSEKRGFRSLIFITSVSAEMVSVNRGEYCMAKAGLSMACKLFARRLADENIGVYEIRPGIILTDMTGAVKGKYDSLIADGLVPQKRWGYPEDIGKAAASLVGGDFSFSTGSVIHVDGALHISAL